GAAATGCCCATGCGCGAATAAAATGATCGCATACAATGCCGAGCGTAAAAAAGGGTGTCGAAAGGAGATCAAAACACGCCAGAGCAGTCAGAATAACCACTGCACCGTAAACATACCACGCCATGGTATATCCTTCCGACGGCAGAACTGCCCACCCTGCGAGAAGAATAGTCCAGATAATCGTGAAAACAAGGCGCCACAGGTTCCGTAATCCTTCTCTGCCGGTTGAAATACCATACCCGCAGGAAAATGCCTCTCTCGCGGCGGAACGGATGTATGGCATGAACAGAGACGGCACCTTTTTCAGCACGGCGACATCGGGATCATACTGTATATTCCCAAGAGACGATGCCGAAGTACTGAAAAATCCGCCGGATTTCGTGAATCCGTGGTTTTCGGGGTGTTCAGCAAAGAAAACTTCGGCCCGGATAAAAACATTTTCCATCGAAGCCCTGTGAACATGACGGACAGGTCTGAAAGAATAGAGGTATGCATCGGAGCCTCTCACTATTCCGGAAGAAAAGACCATTCCAGCCGCTTTTTCCAATCGCGACTTAAAACCGCCGGGTATCAGTGGACCGCAGACGACACTGACCTCAGAATCGTCAAAATTACTCACCGCATAGTCAACCCAGACCCCCATGGGAAGGCAGTTCGAGCCGAGAAATCCGAGAATATCGTATGAATCCTTATTGGCGCTGAGCCATTTGAATACATCAAGTTCCGTACGAAAAACCGTATAGTCTGCGCTCTCTCCCTGGTGAGCATCATTGCCGATACACGCTATCCGGGTTCCGTCATATGTTTTAAGACATTCGGTCACTTCGGGAGATGGCGGGCATCCCCGTACGACAACAAGCACTTTTTTGCGAACCGGTGAAAATCGTGGACGGTCGCCGTCATAATACCGCATGACTTTCAGGCGGTAAAACACCGCAAGGGTATCGATAAAGAGGCTTATCACATCCTCGATACGGATACGGCCCCATTTGAGGTCGCGCTTGAACTCGATCACAACCGGCACTTCCCTGAGCCTGTATCCGAATCTGACCGCCGTTGCCAAAAGCTCGACATCGTAGGCGAATTTCTTGACCAGCAGACGGTGGAGAACATCATCGAGAACCTTTCGCCTGAAAACCTTGAGCCCGGTCTGGGTATCCCTCACCGGAAGGCTGAAAAGGTATCTG
This is a stretch of genomic DNA from bacterium. It encodes these proteins:
- a CDS encoding glycosyltransferase family 2 protein — translated: MKHDISIIMPAFNEEACIYENIRKTREIMFDTGLSAEIVAVDDGSADDTLGEIRRAASDFDNVTVARNIRNMGKGMALRSGFERSTGDIVVFLDADLDIDPSQIRSLVTLLEETPCDIVVTSKHHPESKLRYPFSRKIASWIYYFMIRYLFSLPVRDTQTGLKVFRRKVLDDVLHRLLVKKFAYDVELLATAVRFGYRLREVPVVIEFKRDLKWGRIRIEDVISLFIDTLAVFYRLKVMRYYDGDRPRFSPVRKKVLVVVRGCPPSPEVTECLKTYDGTRIACIGNDAHQGESADYTVFRTELDVFKWLSANKDSYDILGFLGSNCLPMGVWVDYAVSNFDDSEVSVVCGPLIPGGFKSRLEKAAGMVFSSGIVRGSDAYLYSFRPVRHVHRASMENVFIRAEVFFAEHPENHGFTKSGGFFSTSASSLGNIQYDPDVAVLKKVPSLFMPYIRSAAREAFSCGYGISTGREGLRNLWRLVFTIIWTILLAGWAVLPSEGYTMAWYVYGAVVILTALACFDLLSTPFFTLGIVCDHFIRAWAFPAGLIKGIFTGAENRKRGGTA